One segment of Carassius auratus strain Wakin unplaced genomic scaffold, ASM336829v1 scaf_tig00217103, whole genome shotgun sequence DNA contains the following:
- the LOC113100010 gene encoding NLR family CARD domain-containing protein 3-like, which yields MASRMNLSEEHDTQIKTVKSQIQGRESDLSEHMDVSVRKKRRMDVSDLCREEDSSVESSLCQNESPEPSCVSIKSDQSMGPPIKFSSGDTSADLSQKHKGTESQTAKKNLDSIFKEIEHKIISELKSFKRLLSPDYPECSERDRYDDEGHNRVREGLLKITLLLLRKMNQTDLADTLQTKLMPDQQKLRSRLQDKYERLSEGLSNHGDSTRLNEIYTELYITEGGSGEVNNEHEVRQTETVSRRPETQETPINCNDIFKPSPGQDKPIRTVLTKGVAGIGKTVSVQKFILDWTEGKANQDVHFIFPLPFRELNLIQKHLSLVDLLNHLHTETKELKSADYEDYKVMFIFDGLDECRLRLDFQNSRSLSDVTESASVDVLLTNLIKGNLLPSALLWITSRPAAANQIPPECVHQVTEVRGFNDPQKEEYFRKRINDPSLADRIVTHIRSSRSLFIMCHIPVFCWISAAVLERMMGKAESAEIPKTLTQMFTHFLIFQTKLKTQKYDGKYEINPDQARKIILSLGKLAFEQLEKGNLIFYEEDLKESGIDVREVSVYSGVCTQIFREESGLQLGKVFSFVHLSIQEFLAALFKLLSFSEQNTGLKNEFRSSMISLLKREVDKALQSENGHWDLFLRFLLGLSLESNQTLLQGLLRKTVSSSDINQETAAYIKQKIRENPSPEKSINLFHCLNELNDRSLEQEVQTYLNKRDDFCLSGVSLSAAQWSALVFVLLNSEEDLDEFILRKYHYSEECLLRLLPVIKASRKIKRKPIMPRTYTRKTNRASTALVKLDRAVKEMQQGKTISQVAREMNICRMTLKRFREKKKGCHDFAK from the exons ATGGCCTCCAGAATGAATCTCTCTGAAGAACATGACACACAGATAAAGACAGTCAAGAG tcAGATTCAGGGGCGTGAGTCAGATTTATCTGAACACATGGATGTGTCTGTGAGGAAAAAACGACGGATGGATGTTTCAGATCTCTGCAGAGAGGAAGACTCTTCTGTTGAGTCCAG tctgtgtcaGAATGAATCTCCtgaacccagctgtgtgtccatcAAGAGTGACCAGTCAATGGGTCCTCCAATTAAATTCAGCTCGGGAGACACATCTGCTGAtctgag TCAAAAACATAAAGGAACGGAATCACAAACAGCAAAGAAGAACTTAGACTCCATTTTCAAg GAGATTGAGCACAAAATCATCTCTGAGTTAAAAAGCTTTAAGAGACTACTGAGTCCAGATTACCCAGAATGCTCTGAAAGAGACCGTTATGATGATGAGGGTCATAACAGAGTCAGAGAGGGTCTTCTGAAGATCACACTGCTCCTCCTGaggaagatgaaccagacagaccTCGCTGACACACTACAGACCA AACTGATGCCTGATCAACAAAAACTCAGATCCAGACTACAGGATAAATATGAGAGACTCAGTGAAGGACTGTCCAATCATGGAGACTCAACACGtctgaatgagatctacacagagctctacatcacagagggaggcagtggagaggtcaataatgaacatgaggtgagacagactgAGACAGTGTCCAGGAGACCAGAGACACAGGAGACACCAATCAACTGCAATGACATATTTAAACCctcacctggacaagacaaacccatcagaactgtgctgactaAAGGAGtcgctggaattggaaaaacagtctctgtgcagaagttcattctggactggactgaaggaaaagccaatcaggacgttcatttcatatttccacttcctttcagggAGCTGAACTTGATACAGAAACATCTCAGTCTTGTGGATCTTCTAAACCACCTTCACACAGAAACCAAAGAATTAAAGTCAGCAGATTATGAGGACTACAAAGTCATGTTCatatttgatggtctggatgagtgtcgACTGCGTCTAGATTTCCAAAACAGTCGGAGCTTGTCTGATGTGACAGAATCAGCTTCAGTGGATGTGCTGCTGACCAACCTCATCAAGGGGAACCTActtccttctgctctcctctGGATCACCTctcgaccagcagcagccaatcagatccctcctGAGTGTGTCCACCAGGTCACAGAGGTACGAGGATTCAACgaccctcagaaggaggaatatttcaggaagagaataaaTGATCCGAGTCTGGCTGATAGAATCGTCACACACATCCGATCATCAAGAAGTCTGTtcatcatgtgtcacatcccagtcttctgctggatttcagccgctgttctggagaGGATGATGGGTAAAGCAGAGAGTGCAGAGATCCCCAAGACTCTCACACAGATGttcacacacttcctgatctTTCAGACCAAACTGAAGACACAGAAGTATGATGGGAAATATGAAATCAATCCTGATCAGGCTAGAAAGATTATTCTGTCTCTAGGAAAACTGGCTTTTGAACAGCTGGAAAAAGGGAACCTGATCTTCTACGAGGAGGACCTGAAAGAGAGCGGCATTGATGTCAGAGAAGTGTCGGTGTACTCAGGAGTTTGTAcccagatcttcagagaggagtctggacTGCAGCTGGGGAAGGTGTtcagctttgttcatctgagtATTCAGGAGTTTCTTGCTGCTTTATTCAAGCTGCTGTCCTTTTCTGAACAAAACACAGGACTGAAGAATGAGTTCAGGTCATCAATGATCAGTTTACTGAAGAGAGAAGTGGACAAGGCCTTACAGAGTGAGAACGGACACTGGGATCTTTTCCTCCGGTTCCTTCTCGGTCTCTCTCTAGAGTCTAATCAGACTCTCTTACAAGGCCTCCTGAGAAAGACAGTAAGCAGCTCTGATATCAACCAGGAAACAGCTGCATACATCAAACAGAAGATCAGGGAGAATCCCTCTCCAgagaaatccatcaatctgttccactgtctgaatgaactgaatgatcGTTCACTAGAGCAGGAAGTACAAACATACCTGAACAAAAGAGATGACTTTTGTCTCTCTGGAGTCTCTCTGTCTGCTGCTCAGTGGTCGGCTCTGGTGTTTGTGCTGTTGAACTCAGAAGAAGATCTGGATGAGTTTATACTGAGGAAATATCATTATTCAGAAGAATGTCTTCTGAGGCTGCTGCCAGTGATCAAAGCATCTAGAAAGATTAA ACGAAAACCCATTATGCCACGCACTTATACAAGGAAGACCAACAGGGCTTCAACTGCTCTTGTGAAGTTGGACAGAGCAGTGAAAGAGATGCAACAGGGAAAAACCATAAGTCAGGTGGCAAGGGAGATGAATATCTGCAGGATGACCTTGAAAAGATTCAGGGAGAAGAAAAAGGGttgccatgattttgccaagtaa